The genomic interval CGAAGTCGGTGCTCGCCGAGTACGGCGCGCAGAAGGTGTACGTCGCGGGCGACGCCGAGCTCGACGGCTACATCGTCGCGCCGAAGGCCGAGGTGCTCGCGCAGATCGTCGGCAGCGCTTCCCCCGCCGCGGTGCTGATCCCGTCCTCGCCCGAGGGCAAGGAGATCGCGGCACGCCTGGCGGTCAAGCTGGACTCCGGCGTGATCACCGACGCGGTCGGCCTGTCGAGTGACCTCGTCGCCGACCAGTCGATCTTCGGTGGCGCCTACACGGTCAAGTCCAAGGTGGCGAAGGGTACGCCGGTCATCACGGTGCGCCCGAACTCCACTGCGCCCGAGCCGGCGCCGGCCTCGCCGAGCGAGGAGCAGGTGTCGGTGTCGTTGTCCGACGCCGCGAAGAAGGCCAAGGTCCTCGAGCGGGTCAGCGAGAAGAAGGGTGGTCGCCCCGAGCTGACCGAGGCGGCGATCGTCGTCTCCGGCGGCCGCGGTCTGGGCGGCGCAGAGCACTTCGCGCTGATCGAGAAGTTCGCCGACTCCCTCGGCGCGGCGGTCGGCGCCTCGCGTGCCGCGACCGACGCCGGCTGGTACCCCCACCAGAACCAGGTCGGCCAGACCGGCAAGACCGTCTC from Mycobacteriales bacterium carries:
- a CDS encoding electron transfer flavoprotein subunit alpha/FixB family protein, with product MAEVLVLVEHFEGTPKKVTLELLTLARSLGEPSAVYVGSGYDNAKSVLAEYGAQKVYVAGDAELDGYIVAPKAEVLAQIVGSASPAAVLIPSSPEGKEIAARLAVKLDSGVITDAVGLSSDLVADQSIFGGAYTVKSKVAKGTPVITVRPNSTAPEPAPASPSEEQVSVSLSDAAKKAKVLERVSEKKGGRPELTEAAIVVSGGRGLGGAEHFALIEKFADSLGAAVGASRAATDAGWYPHQNQVGQTGKTVSPQLYIAVGISGAIQHRAGMQTSKTIVAINKDPEAPIFELVDFGVVGDLFDVVPQVTEQIEARKG